GTTCTTAATCTTTCTGCCGGAAACTCCATACCAGTCCATGAACAGGTCAAATCCTTTCCAGTTCCATGTAGAAGAAAGGGAGAGTGTAAACTTCGGATCTTTCCGGATAGGTACCCTGTCATCAGCTGTAATCTTTCCATCCCCGTTGTTATCACGCACTTTGACCATTCCCGGTTCAATAGCGCCACCATAATCAATCGGACTGTCGGCCACACCGTCATTATCACTGTCATAAGTATTTCTCGGTGTATAGACCAGATTTCCCGTACCATCACGAGTAATCTCAAAATCATCATACTGAAAAATTCCATCTACCAGATAATCATAGTATACATTGATCGGTTCTCCGATAATCCATCCCTGGGCTACCTGACTTGCCGGCTTTCCGTTCTCATCGAGAGTATCGTCAATACGGACAATTTCATTCTTATACATGCTGAAATTAGTTCCGAGTGTCCAGGTAAACTCCTTCGTACGTACCACGTCACCATTTAAAGAAAGATCAATACCACTGGATTTCGTCTTTCCCAGATTATCAAGCATGGTGGTATATCCGAGTGACGCATTCAGGGAACGTTCCACCAACAAATCCTTCGTATGAGTATTATAATACTCAACCGTACCATTCAGACGACCATTGAAGAAACTAAAATCAACACCAAAGTTAGCTGTTGCAGACTGTTCCCATTTCAGGTTTGGATTAGACAGTTCCTTGCCCGGCAAATATCCCATTTGAAAAACATCTCCAAACTCATATCCTTTATTATCAGCCAGTCCCAAAGTAGTATAATTGCCGATACCGTTCTGATTACCTACAATACCATAACTCACACGGAGTTTCAGGTTATCAATCCACGACACATCTCTTAGGAAACTCTCCTGATTGGCACGCCAGGCAAAAGCAGCTGACGGGAAAGTTCCCCATTTATTTTCTTTTCCGAAACGGCTGGAACCGTCACGGCGGACAGCCACGTTCAACAAATAACGATCTAAAAGTGAATATTGCGCCCGAGCCATGAAAGACACCAAGTTATTTTCATTAAACAGACGACGGGGCTTGCCTGTAAACTCACCCTGAGAAATGAAGTTCCAGTCTTTATCCACCGGAAGATTCTCAACCGAGTACCCGATAGATTTCGAACCATTATGGTCGACAGACTGAACGCCGGTTAATGTCAACTGGTGTTTCTTATTCCGGATAGGCACTTTATAAGTCACAATATTCTCAACCAGCCAGTTCTGTGTACGCGATTCGTCAAGAACCGCCGTTCCTCCGCCTCCCGGATATTGGGAATCTTTATAAGAACCATCTTCAGACGTCTGATTATAAACAGAAGTATTCAGGCGATAATTGAATCCCTTGAATGGCTTCACATCCATAAAAAAGTTCAGGCGGTAATTATCACGAGTTACTTCACGTCCATAATGTTCGGCACGGTACAAAGGATTATAATTTCCTTCCGAGTTGATATATTTTGTATACTTGCCATCAGCATCATATATCTCTGCCAATGGAGAACTAGTAATAAAATCATTAAAGTTACCATCCTCACGATCTTGTTTTGTCATCGCATAAGAAGAATTGATACCGAAACTAATCCATTTAGCTATTTCAAAGTCCAGATTCAGTCTTAAAGAAAACTTCTGATACCCCGACCCGGTAACCACCATTCCTTGTTGGTCAAAGTAGTTGGCACCTGCCGATACTTTGATTTTCTCTGTTCCTCCACGTACACTGACATCGTGATTATGGTAGATTGCATTTCTAAACATTTTTTTTTCCCAGTCGATAAACTTTCCGCCGGCCCATACCCGTTGCATCACCTCGTCTTCCAACGCTTCGGCTATAGAAATCTCACGCGCATCAATTATTCCTTTATCATGCGCCTTTGCTTCACGACGAAGCTGCATATATTCTTCAGGAGAGTAGAAATCGAAATTTCTCCAAAGAGATTGAATACCCAGATAGCCATTATAATTGACTTCCACTTTTCCGGCTTTACCACGTTTGGTAGTCACCAGTACCACACCATCACTGGCACGTGCCCCATAAATAGCCTGCGATGCAGCATCCTTCAGTATTTCAACCGATTCAATATCATCCGCACTCAACGTACTGAACTCTGTTGCACTGGAAGGAGAACCATCTATAATATATAAAGGTGCATTGTCCGCACTGATAGAACGGGAACCACGAATGGTAATCGAAGGAGTTGATCCCGGTCGTCCGGAACTACTCGTTACATTCACACCTGCGGCACGTCCACGTAACATATCAGCCACATTACCGGCGGGAAATGTTTTCATTTCATCCGCTTTGACCGAAGCTACCGAAGTAGCCACATCACTTTTACGCTGAACTCCATAACCAACAACAACCAATTCATCGAGCATTTTCGACTCTTCCACCAGATTCACATTCAGCACTGTTTTCGTACCGACACGTATCTTCTGTTCCTTATATCCTATACAAGAAAAAACAAGGGTCGATTTAGCCGATACACTGATTGAATATTTTCCATTTACATCCGTCACTGTACCGTTAGTAGTCCCCTCCTCCATAATATTAGCTCCGGGAATCGGTCCAAATGCGTCTGTCACCACTCCAGAAACTCTGACGTTTTGAGCACTAACCTCTAAAGAGATAAGAAAGGCTGTCAGGAACACAGCCCATTTAATTACGATGTTTTTCATACTATGTAATAATTTGAATGATTACAGCGCAAAAGTCCCAATTATTAATGATTTCGAATAATAGAATCGTCCGTATAAAAGTTCAAATAGTACAATTCTCGTCAGGAAGCAGATATATAAAATTCTGTAAATTAAGAATTTGCATATTTCCGTCTATAAGCAGCCGGAGTAATATCATAAGCATTTTTAAAACACCGGATAAAATAACTTGGATTAGAAAAGCCGTAATCAAATGCTATATCAGCAATCAGGGCATTGGGATCATTCCGCAATTTTTCTGTTGCCTTTTTCAATCTCAAAGATAAAATAAAGTCATTCGGAGTCTGTCCGGTCAATGCTTTCAATTTGGTAAAAAGCAACGTTCTGCTCATACACATCTCACGTGCAAAAGTAGCCACGTCAAAGTCTGCGTTATCAATATAAGATTCCACAATCGCCGTAGCATCCATCAACATCTTTTTATCGATCGGATTGAACGGAAGGTCTTCCACTTTAGGTTCGTCGTTGCGAACAAACCGTTGTTGAAGTAGTTTACGAGTCTGAATGATATTGTTGCACCGGGCTACCAATATCTTGATATTAAAAGGTTTGGAAATATAATCATCCGCACCTGTCTGCAAGCCTTCCAAGGTATGTTCTTCCCGGTTGCGGGCTGTCAGCAAGACAACAGGTATATGGCTGGTCTGCAAATTACTTTTCAACTTCTCGCACATTTCCAGTCCGGACATGACAGGCATCATGATGTCACTTACAATCATCTGCGGTTGCAGCGAAGAAGCCCGTTCCAATCCTTCCTGCCCGTCGGCAGCCGTATATACCTCATATATCTGTTCAAAAATCTGCGTCAATACCTTACGCATTTCCGGGTTATCTTCTACAATCAGCATTTTCACCGTTTTATCCGGCTTCACCATTTCCGAAATTTCTTGAGGCTCTATTATATAATGTTCAGCAACGTGCTCATCTGCGGAGGAAGAGACTTCCATATTCATATTCGCATCCCGGTGAAGAGTAACGGTAAAAGAGGTAACTCCATTCGGTTCGCTTTCCACTCCGATGGTTCCCTGATGCAACTCTACAATTCCTTTCGCCATCGCCAATCCAATGCCCGATCCTTTGACAGTTCGTGTGGTTGTTGCCGAATCATCCTGCCAAAACCGTTCAAATACATGTTTGATCTTGGATTTATCAATGCCTACCCCCAGGTTGTTGACTGAAATCACAATGTCATTATCTCCTTCCGCTGACAGCTCAACAGAAATCCAGTCACCAGGCTTCGTATACTTAAAAGCGTTGGACAATAAATTATAGAATACTTTCTCTATCTGCGTCTTGTCAATATACAAATCTGCTTCTTTCAGAGTGGAAGAAAAGCGGAGATCTATCTTATTCAGTTGGGCATAACTATAGAAAGAACCACAAATTTCCTCTATCACCGCCACAATATTCTCTTTAGAAATCTTTAGTTTCAAGTATCCCTGATCCTGCTTGCGGATATCAATGACTTCATCCACGAGGTTATTCATCCTGCGGGAATTTTTATAAATATCCAGAATCTTATTATATACTTCAGGAATAATGTCCTTATGCATCAGGAGCATTTCGAGCTGGCTGGATATAAGTGTTAACGGAGTACGGAATTCATGCGATACATTGGTAAAGAAACGCAGTTTGGACTGGTTCACACTTTCGATATACTCTTTTTCCCGTTTCTCGGCCAATAAAGAGTGCCGCAAGGTTTTTCGTATCCAGAACATACGGATAATATAGCCGGCAATGAGGATAGCTGCCAGCACCATCAACAAAATAAACCATGCCCGCTGATAAACGGGAGCCTCCACTATCAGCTCAAAACTAACGGAAGGTGCTTCCTGACCGTGAACGCCCACCTGGTCGCCACGGACATGGAAAGTATAATGCCCCGGATGAAGATTGGTATAGGTAATCATCGTATTATCGCCCGCCTTCATATATTCGTTATCAAAGCCTTCAAGTTTATATTCCAGACCGATATTAGAAATATTATTCAGGGTGTTACTTGCTATCTCAAAAGTGACGGAAGAATATCTGGGCGGCAATACTAACCGATGTTCATACAATACGGTTTCTTTGATAAGCCCCAACGAATCAAGCGGTTGTATTTCCGTATTATCCACAAGCACCCGTTTTACAAACACATCATAGTCAACAGACTGTTTGTTCAGCTTTTCCTGGGCGATAGAGACAATACCCGCCAGACCACACACGTAAATATCGTGGTCGGACGCAATATACAGCCCTCCATCATTTACATTATTCAAGGGAAAATCACTCTGTCTGTTATAGTTCTCGAATGTAATTGTTGCCAGGTTGAATTTAGAGAAGCCACCATTGGTTGCCACATAGATAGAACCATCCAAAGGACTCTCCACCAATCCGGTTATAAATCCATTTTCCAATCCCTGTTTCGCTCCGTATCCCACAAAAGAATCTGTCTTCTTATCAAATAGATAAATTCCCGAGCCTGTCGATCCCAGCCATATACGTCCTTTCTTATCACATAAAATGTGGTTGATGTGATGCTGCGCTGTGCTCTGCGCTATTTGGGAGAAAGGATAACTATGAGCAGTACCCGCTTTGAGGTTGACTCGTATCAGATCAAAAGAGGTAGTCAGCCATAAATCCCCGTCTTTGTCAAACGTCATATCCCAAACCTGCGACAGATGTTTGGCAGCCAACGAAGGGTGTTCGAAATGATGAAGTCGAAGGTGTTTTTTATCCAATACAAGCAATCCTCCCTTGGCAGCTATCAATAAAGAATCGTGGCCGGCAAACTCTATCATTTTCACCAGATTATAGGCTCTGTCAACAACTGTTTTTCCTTCCGGAGTATAGATGTTTTCCGAGATAGATTCTATATGCCCGGTCGACAGATTAATCCGGTTGATTCCCTGATAAAGAGAAGCTACCCAAAGATAATCCGGCTCTTTCTCATAATAAAGAGACTTCACTATCTTAAAAGAAAGCTCCTGAGAATAGACCTTTTTTAAAGGGAAAAAGCGTTTGGTATGTTTATCATAATAGTTCAACCCGCTTCCTTCACTTGCAAACCAGATCCGTCCGGAACGGTCTTCGGCAATGGAACTGATAATATAAGAATTCAAATGACCGCCAACAGCCGTAGACGAGCGGTAAAAATGGAAAGCATCATTCGCTACATTATAATATTGGATTCCCTGATAGAAAGTCCCCAACCATAAAGTCCCCGAAGTGTCGTAATGCATCGAAATAATGGAACGTATATCGGCCGCCTCCACATTCAAGTCATATTCATAATCTGTAAACTCTCCGGTAAACAGGTTTAAAGTCTGCAAACCGGCATAAGTTCCGATATACAGGAGACTATCATTAGCTTGTGTCACATGACGCACATTATTATGGTTAATCGTATTTTCAGCTATCTTATGATGCCTGAAATGAGTAAATTTTCCATCTTCATCCAACCGTATGAGTCCTCTGTTTCTGGTAGCTATCCAGATACTTCCGTTTCTGTCTTCTGTTATTGAATTGACAGCTCCCACATCCATACGTCGGGTGATATGTGCAGACTGGTCAATGCAATATATCCCTTTGGAGGAAGTACCCACCACCACTGTCTGATTCTGACGAACCATGAGACTGTTCATCAATACATCCTCATCATCCGAAGGAAATGAAAAGAATAATTCGGGCGTCTGGTCGAGGTTGCGGTAACGGTAGATTTCCTTTCCGGTAGCTATCCATAATGCATCGTGCGCATAACAGATTCCCGCAACTTCTCCTTCACGCAACACCCTGAAACGATTCAAACGCATATCATAAAGAGTCACGCTCTGCAAACTGCGGATAAAGAGCAATCCGGCTTTATTTCCGCAAACCTGCCTGATATTATTGATATTGATGGAATAAGGATTAGCGTTATCCGGTTTGAATACTTCAAACTTACGTCCGTCAAATCGATTCAGCCCGTCTTGAGTGCCAATCCATAAAAAACCGAATTCATCCTGATAGAAACAATTGACCGTTTGATGAGAAAGCCCTTGCCTTACGTCCTTAAAGCGCATATTGATATCCTTCGTCACATTTGCCATGCAACAAAGTCCCGATATGAACAGGCAATAAACAACAAGAAATTTAGCTTTGGCCATCTGTGTTTTTCGATAATTCAGATGCAATATTCGGGAAAATCCAAGATATATGCAAGCGTTTATTCAAAAACCTGATTGCCTATTGCCTGCAGACTATTACTCGGGAGGCGTATAACTAATCTCCCTATCGAATAAAATTAATCATCTGACAGTTAATTCTTTTTCGTCTGACTATAGTCAGACGAAAGTTCAACTATAGTCAGACGTAAGTTTAACAGTAGTCAGACGCAAGTTCGACTATAGTCAGACGATTAATTTTATGCATAAACAAGATTAGTTATCTCTTTACCAAGAAATAGTTTTTAGCATACGAAAGATTAAATTATACTATCAACCGCCTAAACACTTGTTTATCATTGGTGAACTGCGTACTTTTGCACGCCATTTAAAAAAGCAAAACAATGACCAACAAAACCAAAGGTTTTATCTATGGAGCGATTGCCGCTGCGAGCTACGGTATGAATCCTCTTTTTGCACTTCCGCTCTATGCAGCCGGAATGAGTGTCGATACCGTTTTATTCTACCGATACTTCTTTGCGGCAATCGTGCTGGGTATTCTGATGAAAATGCAGCACCAGTCTTTTGCGCTTCGTAAGGCAGACGTCTTACCCTTAGTCATTATGGGGTTGTTATTCTCTTTTTCATCACTGCTTTTGTTTATGAGTTATAATTATATGGATGCCGGAATTGCTTCAACGATTCTGTTTGTTTATCCGGTGATGGTAGCTGTCATTATGGGAATATTTTTCAAGGAAAAGATTTCCGTAATTACCGTTTTCTCCATCCTGCTGGCACTTTCAGGCATTGCCTTGCTTTATCAGGGAGATGGAAATAAACCACTATCGACTTTGGGAATTATCTTTGTTCTGTTGTCTTCCCTCTCTTATGCTATATATATAGTAGGTGTAAACCGTTCGACATTGAAAAACCTGCCGACCACGAAACTCACATTCTATGCCATTTTGTTCGGACTATCGGTTTATATCGTCCGTTTAAATTTCTGTATGGAACTGCAAGTAATACCATCTGTCTGGCTCTGGGCTGATGTATTATCACTCGCCATTCTGCCAACTGCCGTATCACTGGTCTGTACCGCACTGGCCATTCATTATATAGGCTCTACCCCAACGGCAATATTGGGTGCTCTGGAACCGGTGACAGCTTTATTTTTCGGTGTTCTCCTGTTTCATGAAAAACTGACTCCTCGGTTAATGATGGGTATTTTGATGATTATCACCGCCGTTACCCTGATTATCATTGGCAAGTCACTCATAAAAAAGATGGGGATGCTGTTGCAGATGAACAAAAAATAATATACTTTTGCTACTTAATCAATCAAAATGCAATTTTAAATCTCAAAAAATATGGTAGACGTAAAGACTTGCCTTGACAATGCACAAGAAAAGATGGATATGGCCATCATGTATCTGGAAGAAGCACTGGCACATATCCGTGCCGGAAAAGCGAGTACCCGCTTATTAGACGGTATCCGCGTAGATTCTTACGGAAGTATGGTGCCTATCAGCAATGTAGCTGCAATTACTACTCCGGACGCCCGCAGTATCGTGATTAAGCCTTGGGATAAAAGCATGTTCCGTGTCATCGAAAAAGCAATCATCGACTCTGACCTCGGCATCATGCCCGAAAACAATGGAGAAATGATCCGTATCGGCATCCCTCCCCTGACGGAAGAGCGTCGTAAACAACTGGCAAAACAGTGTAAAGGAGAAGGCGAAACAGCTAAAGTAAGCGTACGCAACGCGCGTCGTGACGGTATCGACGCACTGAAAAAGGCCGTAAAAGATGGATTGGCAGAAGACGAGCAGAAGAATGCGGAAGCCAAACTGCAAAAAATCCATGATAAGTATATCAAACAAATCGATGATATGCTGGCTGAAAAGGATAAAGAAATTATGACTGTTTAAATCAATCAAAGATTAAGAATGAAGAATGAGGAATCACAATGCTGTATTATTCAGTTGAAACACAGCCTGAATTCTTCATTCTTCATTTTTAATCTGTAATCAATATGAAGGGATTAGTAATCAAAAACACGGGTAGTTGGTATCAGGTGAAAACCGATGACGGACAATCTATCGAATGTAAAATCAAAGGTAATTTCCGGTTGAAAGGGATTCGTAGTACCAATCCTGTAGCAGTAGGCGATCGTGTTCAGATTATACTTAATCAGGAAGGCACTGCCTTTATCAGTGAAATAGAAGATAGAAAGAACTACATCGTCCGCCGTTCTTCCAATCTTTCCAAACAATCTCACATCCTTGCTGCCAATCTCGACCAGTGTATGCTGGTGGTAACCATCAACTATCCCGAAACTTCCACTATTTTTATTGATCGCTTTCTTGCATCCGCAGAGGCCTATCGCGTCCCTGTCAAACTGGTATTCAATAAGGTAGATGCTTACGACGAAGATGAGCTCCGCTATCTGGACGCACTTATCAACTTATACACACAAATCGGCTACCCTTGCTTCAAAGTTTCCGCAAAGAACGGCAATGGAGTGGACAAAATCAAAAAAGCGCTGGAAGGCAATATTACTTTATTTTCCGGTCATTCGGGAGTCGGCAAATCGACTCTTATCAATTCCATACTGCCGGGTATAGAAACCAAAACCGGCGAAATCTCTTCTTACCACAACAAAGGAATGCATACTACTACTTTCTCCGAAATGTTCCCTGTAGAAGGAGATGGCTATATCATCGACACTCCGGGTATCAAGGGCTTCGGCACATTCGATATGGAGGAAGAAGAGATCGGACATTATTTTCCTGAAATATTCAAAACCTCCGCCGACTGCAAATATGGCAACTGTACACATCGTCATGAACCGGGATGTGCCGTACGCAAAGCAGTGGAAGACCACCTCATCAGCGAATCCCGTTATACCTCTTATCTGAATATGTTGGAAGATAAAGAGGAAGGAAAATATCGGGCTGCCTACTGATTAACTCTTTTTTAATCTTCCTTTCTTTAAACCTTTCCCATCGGAGAGAGTCTAATTATTCTAAAGAGATAATATAATTGCGATATACAATACTAAACCATGAATAAAAAGACTAAATGGGGCATCATTTTTCTTGTTGGTGCCGGGATTATCGGTGGAGGAATCTACTCACAATTACCGAAAAAAAACGACGAACTAACAGCCGCCGACAAAGTGATGAGTGGCAATCAGAAAAGAGGGAAACAAGTTCTAAATGTGAACGCCAAGGTCATAAAACCGCAATCCCTGACAGATGAGTTTACCACTACCGGTGTTCTTCTACCCGATGAAGAAGTGGATTTATCTTTCGAAACGTCGGGAAAGATTGTAGAAATCAACTTTGAAGAAGGAACAGCCGTAAAGAAAGGCCAATTACTAGCCAAAGTGAATGACAGACAGTTGCAAGCACAACTGCAAAGATTGATTTCGCAATTGAAACTGGCAGAAGACCGTGTATTCCGTCAGGACGCTTTATTGAAACGGGATGCTGTCAGTAAAGAAGCCTACGAACAGGTGAAGACGGATTTAGCAACCCTGAATGCCGATATAGAAATTATAAAAACTAATATTGAACTGACTGAACTTCGTGCTCCGTTTGACGGGATTATCGGACTTCGACAGGTCAGTGTCGGTACGTATGCCTCCCCGACTACAGTTGTAGCCAAACTGACAAAAATCGCTCCACTGAAAGTTGAGTTCTCCGTACCGGAACGCTATGCCAAGCAAATCAAAAAGGGAACCAATCTCAATTTCAGCGTTGAAGGAACATTGGATGCTTTCGGCGCACAAGTATACGCTGTAGAATCTGCCATCGATCCGAATCTGCATCAATTTACCGCCCGTGCATTATACCCGAATGTCAATCACACCCTGCTTCCCGGCCGTTACGCCAGTGTACTGTTGAAAAAGGATGAGATTCCTAATGCGATAGCCATCCCTACGGAAGCAATTGTGCCGGAAATGGGTAAAGATAAAGTCTACCTGTACAAATCAGGAAAAGCCGAACCGGTGGATATCATTACCGGCATTCGCACCGCATCTGAAGTACAGGCAATAAGAGGGCTACACATAGGAGATACAATCATTACTTCAGGAACACTGCAACTCCGTACCGGACTCGCCGTTACACTTGACAACATTGATTAATAATACCAGCGCCCTATGAATATATCCGAATTAAGTATACGTCGCCCGGTATTAGCCACAGTATTAACGATTATTATCCTCCTTTTCGGATTCATCGGATACAACTATTTGGGTGTCCGCGAATATCCGTCGGTAGATAATCCGATCATTTCTGTCAGCTGCTCTTATCCGGGAGCTAATGCCGATGTTATCGAGAACCAGATAACCGAACCGTTGGAACAGAATATCAACGGTATTCCCGGTATACGTTCTTTGTCCAGTGTGAGCCAACAGGGACAAAGCCGTATCACAGTAGAATTTGAGTTGTCCGTCGATCTGGAAACAGCGGCCAACGACGTACGTGACAAGGTTTCACGTGCCCAACGTTATCTGCCCCGCGACTGTGACCCACCGACAGTTTCAAAAGCCGATGCCGATGCCATGCCTATCCTGATGGTTGCCCTTCAAAGTGACAAACGTTCTCTGTTGGAATTAAGCGAAATAGCGGACCTCACTGTAAAAGAACAACTACAGACTATTTCCGATGTAAGTAGCGTATCTATCTGGGGAGAGAAACGTTACTCCATGCGCCTTTGGCTCGACCCGGTAAAGATGGCCGGTTACGGTATCACTCCCGTCGACGTTAAAAACGCTGTAGATAACGAAAATGTGGAACTTCCTTCAGGTAGTATCGAAGGAAATACCACCGAGTTGACGATCCGTACGCTAGGATTGATGCATACCGCAGATGAATTCAATGACTTGATTGTCAAAGAAGAGAATAACCGTATTGTACGTTTCAGTGATATCGGACGTGCAGAACTGGGTCCTGCTGATATTAAGAGTTATATGAAGATGAACGGCGTTCCTATGGTGGGTGTCGTAGTCATTCCACAACCAGGAGCCAACCATATTGAGATCGCGGATGCTGTATACCAACGTATGGAGCAGATGAAAAAAGACTTGCCGGAAGATGTACACTATAATTATGGTTTTGATAACACCAAGTTTATCCGTGCGTCTATCAATGAGGTTAAGTCCACTGTATATGAGGCTTTTGTACTTGTAATCATCATTATCTTCCTCTTCCTGCGTGACTGGCGCGTCACGTTGGTGCCTTGTATCGTAATCCCTGTCTCGCTTATCGGTGCATTTTTCGTTATGTATCTGGCAGGATTCTCCATCAATGTGCTTTCCATGCTCGCCATCGTACTATCGGTGGGACTGGTGGTAGATGACGCCATCGTTATGACGGAAAATATCTACATCCGTATAGAGAAAGGAATGGCCCCGAAAGAAGCGGGAATAGAAGGAGCCAAA
The Bacteroides luhongzhouii DNA segment above includes these coding regions:
- a CDS encoding efflux RND transporter periplasmic adaptor subunit — protein: MNKKTKWGIIFLVGAGIIGGGIYSQLPKKNDELTAADKVMSGNQKRGKQVLNVNAKVIKPQSLTDEFTTTGVLLPDEEVDLSFETSGKIVEINFEEGTAVKKGQLLAKVNDRQLQAQLQRLISQLKLAEDRVFRQDALLKRDAVSKEAYEQVKTDLATLNADIEIIKTNIELTELRAPFDGIIGLRQVSVGTYASPTTVVAKLTKIAPLKVEFSVPERYAKQIKKGTNLNFSVEGTLDAFGAQVYAVESAIDPNLHQFTARALYPNVNHTLLPGRYASVLLKKDEIPNAIAIPTEAIVPEMGKDKVYLYKSGKAEPVDIITGIRTASEVQAIRGLHIGDTIITSGTLQLRTGLAVTLDNID